In Treponema denticola, one genomic interval encodes:
- a CDS encoding diguanylate cyclase has product MEIINNRYKVVGKINNTISHVQEFSAVDLWAGNAKINLKVVSSLDLSKEEFAFFKDNFITISNIDNYFYLKNYGFSSLSLAYPPLPPSSPDEILYIFTTEYIENTIPVLEFIKQCSMEDILKIIISVCQSLVHASNMGFEYDIFTHDNVMIVKKKDGFQVRIKDIVSAKLENNSSVRLKEAKDYTGTSENIDTVILFIITLLTGQEIHTSLSSAVVKLKSCYKNLNKNDADIFNILYEIAKKQIQHKDKNEKVKIHTIIHDINKGLDRDYPVDVITPLNSITFKPKLVGRQNEINIVSQARNEISSGTAKKTIFLIKGNQGTGKTRFLKEAEYRLALQGTNIYSNYNLKNSGPEHFWEDFLEKVFLDFYSLQDMAERETLIRNIKQIKDQKSIKNEKKEYENIKFKLFNEAKNFFFKIIGPLPVFTILDDLEFADDFMLDMILYLVTEVIETERFGIILSYDETVAPLSHKFKNFLNILNEHEKSQVFEMNYFSEEETIEMLKNVLILKYSPVSLGPVLYKYTAGCQSFIIEMIKEFVNTGKVYKDKITGAWLFSKSLRNDEAQNIIPKSIDETLTNQLNTLSPVEKKLYFETSLFQTVFKIDYLYKLLPLIPTQIDKIIKTLVNKGLITLIQSGDIRNYTITNKVMRDILYGLLDPKHKMLQHKKIADILKKESDADMNELIWHLEGAGNKKAILACYFDIIKQNMKTKNIDAVLKIYEKIPPLIAGQNIINRFTILLKVFELYNQMGLKDKEAEIKLRLDEDLPKIKNTVLLSYYYNLMVKYEYFYLNDSEILIYINKLTDLYEKSPSDIINIRLQHAKCLYYNIKQQHNDCKESTYKILEITKNNPEYMFYRADAYIFLGYLYHRDLDKRTALKYFQKAKKLASLSDNIRTKVLAMHNISLLYWEIHPNIEKSMSYIKNVINLAKKYSFLSIEIISIINYARMLAQIQNNYEAYEYAKDAESKISAYNMEIFKFACIITLMEITQNLYRYKEFCEYQKKYIKAIRENKLKYVYEDNFIFYVLVARMYQEFGCNAKAIAYLKKSIKIQKYQPDRKIFMVYFTLEALRIIKRDKNDIANLVKIFTSYINPKQNKESSKKKLTKNLFDTVITMIIKRPDIDFTPLIIQIIKFDMPGLYDFQISGMNYLKTYFNKAELEKVLQENLHLIKPKNLINITLFINMALADYYYTDGIQSLAIMHYLEIQNKIASIIKNIPGKYRINLFNNWDLSRPFNIVSDFLKGKTITKGKKYNRNIEDSELEEMLKLKHINIIKKDKKFKEKLIETYLKNEGYEHTTSVELVNNFTDNYEQNMACVMKFLALNVIASSYDFLDISKSDEPHFVLHHENDSHDLKKIFDAIIKFGYQNITKIEKVLHKPCMVIPVNKRNFGAAGYKVLGFMIFTSEKIINNFSHEGRIICKNHSNLLTMIIESKNFQQSSAYDVLTGAYTRKYFDIFFKNIIKNLYNSNSKFSLILYDLDKFKNINDTYGHLVGDIVLKKVTETILDSLNHGQILGRYGGEEFTVILPDSDSQKAFKAAEHFRKRIEKLIFTEFEKNITISLGIATFPEHGKTVSELLTSADQALYHSKNTGRNKSTVWNPSIINKRGDKINQTGVVIADEASFSENVTTTIEICDILKQDMPKHELTKTLLIKIIKCFEAESGAIILKSVRKESNAPVFKINTKVGFETYQINEQLIHSVAEDGSSIFQVDWDSIVKRNSITNMPEWNSVMIAPMIKNEKIIGVIYLAAPEKYSKFNLSKFNFFKFLADIISANI; this is encoded by the coding sequence ATGGAAATTATAAATAATCGATATAAAGTTGTCGGTAAAATAAACAATACAATATCTCATGTACAGGAATTTTCGGCTGTAGATTTATGGGCAGGAAACGCTAAGATTAACTTAAAGGTTGTATCGTCTTTAGATCTATCAAAAGAAGAATTCGCTTTTTTTAAAGATAACTTTATTACCATAAGCAATATAGACAACTATTTTTATCTTAAAAATTACGGCTTTTCCAGTCTGTCTCTGGCCTATCCTCCTTTACCGCCTTCAAGTCCTGATGAAATTTTATATATCTTTACTACCGAGTATATTGAAAATACAATACCCGTTTTGGAATTCATAAAACAATGCTCGATGGAGGATATTCTTAAGATAATAATATCGGTTTGCCAAAGTCTTGTTCATGCCAGCAACATGGGATTTGAGTACGATATATTTACTCATGATAATGTAATGATAGTCAAAAAAAAAGATGGATTTCAAGTAAGAATAAAAGATATTGTATCGGCAAAACTTGAAAACAATTCATCGGTACGCCTTAAGGAAGCTAAAGACTATACGGGAACCAGCGAAAATATTGATACGGTAATTCTTTTTATAATTACACTTCTTACAGGACAAGAAATTCACACAAGTTTATCATCGGCTGTTGTAAAATTAAAGTCGTGCTATAAAAATTTAAATAAAAATGATGCCGATATTTTTAATATATTGTATGAAATAGCAAAAAAGCAAATTCAGCATAAAGATAAAAATGAAAAAGTTAAAATACATACCATTATTCATGATATAAATAAAGGCCTAGATAGGGACTACCCTGTAGACGTTATTACTCCTCTTAACAGCATAACATTCAAACCTAAATTGGTAGGAAGACAAAATGAGATAAATATTGTGTCTCAAGCAAGAAACGAAATAAGTTCAGGAACGGCAAAAAAAACGATTTTTCTTATCAAGGGCAATCAGGGAACAGGTAAGACAAGGTTTTTAAAAGAAGCTGAATACAGACTAGCTCTACAAGGAACAAATATATACTCTAATTATAATCTTAAAAATTCCGGTCCGGAGCATTTTTGGGAAGATTTTTTAGAAAAGGTTTTTTTAGATTTTTACTCTCTTCAGGATATGGCAGAGAGAGAAACGCTTATAAGAAACATAAAGCAAATCAAAGATCAAAAGTCTATTAAAAATGAAAAAAAAGAATATGAGAATATAAAATTTAAACTTTTCAATGAAGCTAAAAACTTCTTTTTTAAAATAATCGGACCGCTTCCTGTCTTTACTATTTTAGATGATTTGGAATTTGCAGACGATTTTATGCTTGATATGATTCTATATTTAGTAACCGAAGTTATAGAAACCGAACGTTTTGGCATAATTTTATCCTATGATGAAACTGTTGCTCCTCTTTCACATAAATTTAAGAACTTTCTAAACATATTAAATGAGCATGAAAAATCTCAAGTTTTTGAGATGAACTATTTTTCTGAAGAAGAAACTATAGAAATGCTGAAAAATGTTTTAATTTTAAAATATTCTCCTGTATCCTTAGGCCCTGTTTTATATAAATATACTGCAGGATGCCAATCTTTTATAATAGAAATGATAAAAGAATTTGTAAATACGGGAAAGGTATACAAGGATAAGATTACAGGGGCATGGCTTTTTTCTAAAAGTCTACGTAACGATGAAGCTCAAAACATAATTCCAAAATCAATTGACGAAACATTAACAAATCAATTGAATACTCTTTCACCGGTAGAAAAGAAATTATACTTTGAAACTTCTTTATTTCAAACTGTATTCAAAATCGATTATTTGTATAAACTTTTACCCTTGATTCCAACACAAATAGATAAAATTATAAAAACACTTGTGAACAAAGGGTTAATTACCCTTATCCAATCAGGCGATATACGAAACTATACAATTACAAATAAGGTTATGCGTGATATTTTATATGGACTTTTGGATCCTAAACATAAAATGCTGCAGCATAAAAAGATAGCGGACATTCTGAAAAAAGAATCAGATGCCGATATGAACGAACTTATTTGGCACTTGGAAGGGGCCGGCAATAAAAAAGCAATTCTAGCTTGTTATTTTGATATAATAAAGCAAAACATGAAAACAAAAAACATAGATGCTGTATTAAAAATATATGAAAAAATTCCGCCTCTTATCGCCGGTCAAAATATTATAAATAGATTTACAATACTCTTAAAAGTATTTGAACTGTATAATCAGATGGGCTTAAAAGACAAAGAAGCTGAAATAAAATTAAGACTTGATGAAGATTTACCAAAAATAAAGAATACGGTTCTTTTATCATATTATTATAACCTAATGGTAAAGTACGAATACTTCTACTTAAATGACAGCGAAATTCTTATATATATAAATAAATTGACTGACCTTTATGAAAAGTCACCCAGTGATATCATAAATATCAGACTACAGCACGCAAAATGTTTGTATTATAATATAAAGCAGCAGCATAATGATTGTAAGGAATCTACATATAAAATACTGGAGATCACAAAAAATAATCCGGAATATATGTTTTATAGAGCTGACGCTTATATATTCTTAGGTTATCTTTATCACAGAGATTTGGATAAAAGAACGGCTTTAAAATATTTTCAGAAAGCAAAAAAACTGGCATCCTTATCCGATAATATTAGAACTAAAGTTCTCGCAATGCATAATATCTCCTTACTATATTGGGAGATTCACCCTAATATCGAAAAAAGCATGTCATATATAAAAAATGTTATAAACTTGGCAAAAAAATACAGCTTTTTATCAATTGAAATTATTTCAATAATTAACTATGCAAGAATGCTTGCTCAAATACAAAATAATTATGAAGCTTATGAATATGCAAAAGATGCAGAGTCTAAAATATCTGCTTATAATATGGAAATATTTAAATTTGCATGTATAATAACTCTTATGGAAATTACACAGAACTTATATAGATATAAAGAGTTTTGTGAATATCAAAAAAAATATATAAAAGCAATACGTGAAAATAAATTAAAATATGTTTATGAAGATAACTTTATATTTTATGTATTAGTTGCAAGAATGTATCAGGAATTCGGATGCAATGCTAAAGCAATCGCTTATTTAAAGAAGAGCATAAAAATACAAAAATACCAGCCAGACAGAAAAATATTTATGGTGTATTTTACGCTTGAAGCCTTAAGAATCATTAAAAGAGACAAAAACGATATTGCTAATTTGGTAAAAATTTTTACTTCATATATAAACCCGAAACAAAATAAAGAATCAAGTAAAAAAAAGTTGACTAAAAATTTATTTGATACCGTTATTACAATGATTATAAAGCGTCCTGATATTGATTTTACGCCCTTAATAATACAGATAATAAAATTCGATATGCCGGGATTATATGATTTTCAAATTTCAGGTATGAATTATTTAAAAACTTATTTTAATAAGGCTGAATTAGAAAAGGTTTTACAAGAAAATCTACATCTTATAAAACCTAAAAATCTTATAAATATAACTCTATTTATTAATATGGCATTAGCTGATTATTATTATACAGATGGAATACAAAGTTTGGCTATCATGCATTATTTGGAAATTCAAAATAAGATAGCATCTATAATAAAAAACATACCCGGAAAATATAGAATTAACTTATTTAATAACTGGGATTTAAGCAGACCGTTCAATATAGTTTCCGATTTTCTAAAAGGCAAAACTATAACAAAAGGAAAAAAATATAACAGAAATATAGAAGACTCCGAACTGGAGGAAATGTTAAAGCTAAAACATATAAATATAATAAAAAAAGATAAAAAATTTAAAGAAAAATTGATAGAAACTTATCTCAAAAATGAAGGTTATGAGCATACTACATCGGTTGAACTTGTTAATAATTTTACTGACAATTACGAACAGAATATGGCTTGTGTAATGAAATTTTTGGCTTTAAATGTAATTGCATCATCTTATGATTTTTTAGATATAAGCAAATCCGATGAACCTCATTTTGTTTTACATCATGAAAATGATAGTCATGATTTGAAGAAGATATTCGATGCTATAATAAAATTCGGATATCAAAATATAACAAAAATAGAAAAAGTTTTACATAAGCCTTGTATGGTTATTCCCGTTAATAAACGGAATTTCGGCGCTGCTGGTTATAAAGTTTTAGGTTTTATGATCTTTACATCCGAAAAAATCATAAATAATTTTTCACATGAAGGAAGAATTATTTGTAAAAATCATTCTAACCTTTTAACGATGATTATCGAAAGCAAAAACTTTCAACAATCATCCGCTTATGATGTACTGACCGGTGCTTATACAAGAAAATATTTTGATATCTTTTTTAAAAATATTATCAAAAATTTATATAACTCTAATTCAAAATTTTCTCTTATTTTATATGACTTGGATAAATTTAAAAATATAAATGACACCTATGGACATCTTGTAGGTGATATAGTACTTAAAAAAGTAACAGAGACAATTTTGGATTCCTTAAATCATGGCCAGATATTGGGTAGATACGGCGGTGAAGAATTCACTGTGATCTTACCTGATAGCGACTCACAAAAAGCCTTTAAAGCGGCTGAGCATTTTAGGAAAAGAATAGAAAAATTAATTTTTACAGAATTTGAGAAAAACATAACAATAAGCCTTGGGATCGCTACATTTCCTGAACATGGAAAAACGGTTTCGGAGCTGCTTACAAGTGCAGATCAAGCCTTATACCATTCCAAAAATACCGGTAGGAACAAAAGTACCGTGTGGAATCCCTCTATAATTAATAAAAGGGGAGATAAAATAAACCAGACCGGTGTTGTTATAGCAGATGAGGCTTCTTTTAGTGAAAATGTAACTACTACAATAGAAATATGTGATATATTAAAACAGGATATGCCTAAACACGAGTTAACAAAGACCTTACTGATAAAAATAATTAAATGCTTTGAAGCTGAGAGCGGGGCTATTATTCTTAAATCCGTAAGGAAAGAATCAAATGCACCTGTCTTTAAAATTAATACAAAAGTAGGCTTTGAAACTTATCAGATTAATGAGCAACTGATTCATTCAGTTGCTGAAGACGGTTCGAGTATTTTTCAAGTAGATTGGGATTCAATCGTAAAAAGAAACAGCATAACAAATATGCCGGAATGGAATTCCGTAATGATTGCACCTATGATAAAAAACGAGAAGATTATAGGTGTAATTTATTTGGCAGCTCCCGAAAAATATTCTAAATTTAATTTAAGTAAATTTAATTTCTTTAAATTTTTGGCGGATATAATATCTGCAAATATATAA
- a CDS encoding diguanylate cyclase: MKILNNRYIIIKELPLEVKNDAAFIVKDLISDKDELIELRLIYASNMDEDFMQFIRDKFILIKQLKETAHIKNYDFTRLISIDDKTVNEDIYLYTIEYIEKKEPIFNFLIDAKTDEIFELFAAILKELNYLITYGIVCNNLDLNNIYVIRDKDRVFLKIKDIVSEKNQYSDQIRFLTDSEVRTFVYNYDIVKTTILSLLLKKNIIRNHEKYFQELQQIKIDKLDNENKKNLYTCFFKIYDKINARKAKKTAYPFYEIISDVNYNINTDYTISTPISIEKKCLFPINREKEKEEIFSIFKETKSSKAENKNILITGAFGVGKTLFLYELYFLLLLERLDVFYIPGIGDMNDITFILYLMKSLFLKSSLIQKNHEKELNTILDTLKSEMEVNEDIAKISALKYKLVNLITKLMIENASSQSIVFIIDDIHLINEFITKTILYIAIENSDKKNIILIQSVNESLVNNNHYAKKLIKTLSNESSIKKINLQSLSELDTEALIRNTINIKNIPEVLLKKIYLNTSGNPLFINEALKELTISGDLEKDNLNESCKLSTNLSNPSIPIPISANIQQAVKRQIKNLDKSELTFLKDLCIFKFSFRIQALPEILNATDTIIQKSIPRLLDQNIIKKTTKPSADEYVIVNKILQKTLYDELDYHYRIEIHKKIIQKMKKLKIFDIYEFIYHAEKAELFDEAVNYCIKYKNKIKKECTPIAYIDIFEKIYTFIPNDDNDKKLEILLILAESYLGNDNLIECTRRIEEAEKIMLKSSENKIYTAKIYIIKAIQGIQSKSNPEKIARSLALAEKAAAAVDDTYTQLSFGKARIAFLQYKNNYVEAIDEAKKIILKCGNFKEFTFIKTKVLLDLANNLFYSGQYKEAEKVYLEALKKAKEISDTNIQDIIFNNLAIIQDEIYNNFDEAIAYYTKILKNNNITGNVVSQIMASLNLSIIYSHFHDYENAYIICNQVIKKIIQYSYNSEMFFAHTFMHDIFLSMCMYDKAAEIEMQIKKILKNKNIPKAPSDINIFNQTRAVFYYGMGDFEAANEAQDENINYKNEGMDIISVFPSLCISLNKIAQGKMNSTEELEDSLIKIISNPIFSDNIYLVFYEMIYCLRKIIIFRHDIDFRKIIKMVLEIKCSNDSTLMKAPLLFLEAYMDPKNAEKKLIEAASLIENKYVLDLSIDINIKLGLIYLENNNISMAMINFAEAQKLIDIFIKKVPLKFKKTYFSAHHYGLPSLIICDYIKKDMKSDYKKFIDALSYEQTKRLLLKNNIEKLKNNPAFILNIIAQTKQSGLFKNKSIDDIIEKFTDDFLQNIKILLNFTALNLLANSADVFVTANDGKIKSLFNFGKNKAIEKIAQLIEASTYKMANIKADSGVSSHLVIPINYHCNKQTGNTVTGYLVFVSNKEINNFGNFGISFCLSIENTFAFLIESYKAQQEAATDKLTSALTRKYTEDALSDLLTASKMKNSVFSILMYDLDKFKKINDTFGHQIGDTVLKAVANTVLSVLKKGQILGRVGGEEFIVLLPDVEKEQALIIAEKIRKQVEALLFDDPDVRITISIGIAVFPRHGSMEKDLLSKVDQALYAAKNRGRNQVVVWKESLEPGKKKADRLAGILTGNSLSDTKNILSFIDTVSLIRSSISKINKLEICLEKIIDAVGADSGIFVYPIKKKISKNIFKYTPVTKPDFPVNKNFIAEVISEKKELCKIDWENISGKSDITGIPTWNSAILVPIILKGEIKALIYLVVEIRKKEFGIEDLNLVNLFAGLIAPFF; the protein is encoded by the coding sequence ATGAAAATATTGAATAATAGATATATAATTATTAAAGAGCTCCCGCTAGAAGTAAAAAATGATGCAGCCTTTATTGTTAAAGATCTAATTTCCGATAAGGATGAGCTGATCGAGCTGAGACTAATATATGCTTCAAATATGGATGAAGATTTTATGCAGTTTATCAGAGATAAATTTATTCTGATAAAACAATTAAAAGAAACAGCTCACATAAAAAATTATGATTTTACGCGATTAATAAGTATAGACGATAAAACAGTAAATGAAGATATATACTTATATACCATTGAATATATAGAAAAAAAAGAACCTATATTTAATTTTTTGATTGATGCTAAAACGGATGAAATCTTTGAATTGTTTGCTGCAATATTGAAGGAGTTAAATTATTTAATAACATATGGAATAGTATGTAATAACCTTGATCTAAATAATATATATGTGATAAGAGATAAAGACCGAGTTTTTTTAAAAATAAAAGATATTGTTTCAGAAAAAAATCAATATTCAGACCAAATTCGTTTTTTAACTGATTCCGAAGTGCGTACATTTGTATATAATTACGATATTGTAAAAACAACTATTTTATCTTTACTTTTAAAAAAGAACATAATAAGGAATCATGAAAAATATTTTCAGGAATTGCAGCAGATAAAAATCGATAAATTAGATAATGAAAATAAAAAAAATCTTTATACATGTTTTTTTAAGATATATGATAAAATTAATGCCCGAAAAGCAAAAAAAACGGCTTACCCATTTTATGAAATAATATCTGATGTTAATTATAATATAAATACAGATTATACTATTTCGACCCCAATAAGCATTGAAAAAAAATGCCTGTTTCCTATCAACCGTGAAAAAGAAAAGGAAGAAATATTTTCCATATTTAAAGAAACAAAATCATCTAAGGCTGAAAATAAAAATATATTGATAACAGGTGCATTCGGTGTGGGAAAAACATTGTTCTTATACGAATTATATTTTTTACTTTTGCTTGAAAGACTGGATGTTTTTTATATTCCGGGTATTGGTGATATGAATGATATTACATTTATTCTTTATCTTATGAAAAGCTTATTTTTAAAAAGCTCATTGATTCAAAAAAATCATGAGAAAGAATTAAATACAATTCTTGATACTTTAAAATCCGAAATGGAAGTCAATGAGGATATAGCAAAGATAAGTGCACTTAAATATAAACTTGTAAATTTAATAACAAAATTAATGATAGAAAATGCATCATCTCAATCAATAGTTTTCATTATTGATGACATACACTTAATAAATGAATTTATAACAAAAACAATATTATACATAGCAATAGAGAATTCTGATAAAAAAAATATAATATTGATACAATCGGTAAATGAAAGCTTAGTTAATAATAATCATTATGCAAAAAAACTCATTAAAACACTGTCAAATGAATCGTCTATAAAAAAGATAAATCTCCAAAGCCTGTCTGAACTAGATACAGAAGCCTTAATACGAAACACGATAAATATAAAAAATATCCCTGAAGTATTATTAAAAAAAATATATTTAAACACATCAGGTAATCCTTTATTTATTAATGAAGCTTTAAAAGAACTTACTATATCTGGAGACTTAGAAAAAGACAATCTAAATGAATCATGCAAGCTTTCTACAAATCTATCTAACCCTTCTATCCCTATACCTATATCTGCAAACATACAGCAAGCCGTAAAAAGACAAATAAAAAATCTAGATAAAAGTGAATTAACTTTTTTAAAGGATTTATGTATCTTTAAATTCAGTTTTAGAATACAAGCTTTACCGGAAATTTTAAATGCGACAGATACAATCATTCAAAAATCGATACCTAGACTTTTGGATCAAAATATTATAAAAAAAACTACAAAGCCGTCAGCCGATGAATATGTAATTGTAAATAAAATTTTACAAAAAACTTTGTATGATGAACTTGATTATCATTATCGCATTGAAATACATAAAAAAATCATACAAAAAATGAAAAAACTAAAAATTTTCGACATCTATGAATTTATATATCATGCAGAAAAAGCGGAACTATTTGACGAGGCGGTAAATTATTGTATAAAATATAAAAATAAAATAAAAAAAGAATGTACTCCTATAGCCTATATAGATATATTTGAAAAAATATATACGTTTATCCCAAATGATGACAACGATAAAAAATTGGAAATACTTCTTATTCTTGCCGAATCATATCTGGGAAATGATAATTTAATAGAATGTACAAGAAGAATAGAGGAAGCAGAAAAAATAATGCTAAAATCGAGTGAAAATAAAATATATACTGCCAAAATCTATATAATAAAAGCAATTCAAGGAATTCAATCTAAATCTAATCCCGAAAAAATTGCTAGATCACTAGCTTTAGCCGAAAAGGCAGCTGCTGCTGTAGATGATACTTATACGCAATTATCTTTTGGTAAAGCCCGTATAGCATTTTTGCAATATAAAAATAACTATGTTGAAGCTATAGATGAAGCAAAAAAAATTATACTAAAATGCGGTAATTTTAAAGAATTTACATTTATAAAAACAAAGGTATTGCTGGATCTGGCAAATAATTTATTTTATTCCGGTCAATATAAAGAGGCGGAAAAAGTCTATTTGGAAGCTCTGAAAAAAGCAAAAGAAATAAGTGATACTAATATTCAAGACATAATTTTTAATAACTTAGCTATCATCCAAGATGAAATATATAATAACTTTGATGAGGCAATAGCATATTATACAAAAATTTTAAAAAATAATAATATAACAGGAAATGTGGTTTCACAAATAATGGCTTCACTTAATCTGAGTATTATCTATTCGCATTTTCATGATTATGAAAATGCATATATTATTTGTAATCAAGTAATAAAAAAAATAATACAATATTCTTATAATAGTGAAATGTTTTTTGCTCATACTTTTATGCATGATATCTTCCTTTCTATGTGTATGTATGATAAAGCGGCAGAAATTGAAATGCAAATAAAGAAAATTCTAAAAAATAAAAATATACCGAAAGCTCCTTCCGATATAAATATTTTTAATCAAACAAGAGCTGTTTTTTACTATGGAATGGGAGATTTTGAAGCGGCAAATGAAGCTCAAGATGAAAACATCAATTATAAAAATGAGGGTATGGATATTATATCCGTTTTTCCATCATTATGTATCAGCCTGAATAAAATTGCACAAGGTAAAATGAATTCAACGGAAGAATTGGAGGATAGTCTCATTAAAATAATTTCCAATCCCATTTTTTCGGATAATATATATCTTGTGTTTTATGAGATGATTTATTGTTTAAGAAAAATTATCATCTTCAGGCATGACATTGATTTTAGAAAAATAATCAAGATGGTGCTTGAAATAAAATGCAGTAATGATTCCACGTTAATGAAAGCGCCTCTTTTATTTTTAGAAGCATATATGGATCCTAAAAATGCGGAGAAAAAACTTATAGAAGCTGCGTCTTTAATTGAAAATAAGTATGTGCTGGATCTAAGTATAGATATAAACATAAAGCTGGGATTAATATATCTTGAAAATAATAATATTAGCATGGCAATGATTAATTTTGCTGAAGCCCAAAAGCTAATAGATATTTTTATAAAAAAAGTACCTCTAAAATTTAAAAAAACTTATTTTAGCGCTCATCACTATGGTTTGCCGTCATTGATAATATGCGATTATATCAAGAAAGATATGAAGTCTGATTATAAAAAGTTTATTGATGCATTATCCTACGAACAGACAAAAAGGCTCTTATTAAAAAATAATATTGAAAAACTAAAAAATAATCCGGCGTTTATTTTAAATATTATAGCGCAAACAAAGCAATCCGGTTTATTTAAAAATAAATCGATTGATGATATAATAGAAAAATTTACAGATGATTTTTTACAGAATATAAAAATTCTTTTAAATTTTACGGCTTTAAATCTTCTTGCGAATTCAGCTGATGTATTTGTAACTGCAAATGACGGTAAAATAAAGTCTTTATTTAATTTCGGTAAAAATAAAGCTATAGAAAAAATTGCACAATTGATAGAAGCATCTACATACAAAATGGCAAATATCAAAGCAGACAGCGGAGTTTCGTCACATCTTGTTATTCCAATAAATTATCATTGTAATAAGCAAACAGGAAATACCGTAACAGGTTATTTGGTTTTTGTATCAAATAAAGAAATAAATAATTTTGGCAATTTTGGAATCAGTTTTTGTCTTAGCATCGAGAATACATTTGCATTTTTAATAGAAAGTTATAAGGCTCAACAAGAGGCTGCTACAGATAAACTAACCTCCGCACTAACCAGAAAATACACTGAAGATGCATTGAGCGATCTCTTAACGGCTTCTAAAATGAAAAATAGCGTTTTTTCCATACTAATGTATGATCTGGATAAATTTAAAAAAATAAACGATACTTTCGGTCATCAAATAGGCGATACGGTTTTAAAAGCTGTCGCTAATACAGTATTGAGCGTATTAAAAAAAGGTCAGATCTTGGGACGTGTGGGAGGAGAAGAATTTATTGTTCTTCTACCGGATGTAGAAAAAGAACAGGCATTGATAATCGCAGAAAAAATCAGGAAGCAGGTAGAAGCATTGCTTTTTGATGATCCGGATGTTAGGATAACCATAAGTATAGGTATAGCTGTCTTTCCAAGACACGGAAGTATGGAAAAAGACTTATTGTCAAAAGTAGACCAAGCCCTGTATGCCGCAAAAAACCGCGGTAGAAATCAAGTGGTTGTATGGAAAGAAAGCCTTGAACCCGGTAAAAAAAAGGCCGACAGGCTGGCTGGAATATTGACCGGAAACTCTCTAAGCGATACAAAAAACATTCTAAGTTTTATCGATACTGTTTCGCTCATACGGAGTTCTATATCAAAAATAAACAAACTTGAAATCTGCCTTGAAAAGATAATCGACGCTGTAGGTGCAGATTCCGGAATTTTTGTCTATCCTATTAAGAAAAAAATATCCAAAAATATATTTAAATATACGCCTGTTACAAAACCGGATTTCCCCGTAAACAAAAATTTCATAGCCGAAGTCATATCCGAAAAAAAAGAACTGTGCAAAATAGACTGGGAAAATATTTCAGGAAAAAGCGACATAACAGGAATTCCGACATGGAATTCAGCCATTCTCGTCCCGATTATCCTAAAAGGAGAAATAAAAGCCTTAATTTATCTTGTAGTTGAAATCAGAAAAAAAGAATTTGGAATTGAAGATCTTAACTTAGTTAACCTATTCGCAGGTTTAATCGCACCTTTCTTTTAA